AGGTGATCTCCGGATAGACGAGGTTCGGCGGAGATTCCCGGATGACCACCAGGTGCCGGGCCACGGTGTAAGTGACCGGAAAGCGCTTATAGACATAGTTTATCCCTATCGTGATCCTCTCGGAGAAGGATTCCGGGGTATATCGCTCCATTGATTTACCAGCACCAATGACCGTGATCTCCTGGTTTTGGTATTTGTCTTTTAACTCTTTTAAGTTCTTCATTCCACCTCCAATGCCAGCCCGATGTTAACGGCCCCGGCTGACAAATCCATTTCGGCCTTGCGGGTAAAGTCAACTTCTTGTCGTGTCATGTGCACCCTGGTAGATTCAATGGAGCATTCTTCTTTGAATTGCATCCAGAGTTCATTGTGTACTCTTTCCACGATCTTGTGTGCCCTTTTTGCTGATTTCAGGGCACTTTCGAGTTTTGCTCTTTGTTCAGGTGTCATTGTTCCTCCTCAATTATTATTACACCGATTTTATGTTTCCCACCTTCTGATTCTTTGAAGGCTTCTTCTTCAGTCTCGTAGACCGGGATATACCCGGCACAATCGCTTGGTTTTACCTCGATCTCTTTTCCGGTTATCGGATCAGTATAGGTGACTGTTCTGCGTAATTTAAAGGCATAGTAGAGTGCCTTTGTCATTGTTGTTCCTCCTACAGTTTTTCTGATAAAAGTTCATAACCCTCATCGAGTAACCATTTCCGAATACTATCTCTTTCTTTTTTAACAGCCTCGTCAATTATCCGGCTGACCGTAATAACATTTTGAACTGATTTGGCATTATTTACTGATTCAGCCAGTTTTCTGCATTCCGCATTAACCATATTATTGAGTTTTAGTGATTTCAGTATTTCTCAACCATCTGCCTGATCCGTACCATTAGCCCGGTTTCCGTCCAATGAATCCAGCACAGGCGGTTATAGGGCCGACCGAGCCGGAGAAGGTGGCGGGTGGTGAAGTTCATTCGTTGACCGTTATCTTGCTCACGATCCTTGCGCTGTCAAACCGCTTGCGTTTCTTCCAGCGCCGGATGATCTTTTTAGCCTCCTCATCGGTCTTGTTCATGATCCAGTCGTCCTCGGTGTAGGCACCTTGTCCGATCTTTCGTTCACCGTGGATTTGAAAGTTGTATTTCATCGCATTGATTTTAAGAAGGTGTCAAACCCCTCTCCACAAAATCCCGCATACCAGGCGGCCTTAAGGAGCTTAATTACTTCAGGATCATTCAGGGGATTGCGCCTCCTGATTGGCAATTTGACCCCGATGGTGTTATACCATTTCCTGACTAGTTTATTCATAGTTGATTGGGTCTGTCTTGGTCTGAATCTCCTTTTGCGTTATTCTGTTACAACCATTTTTTCTGAATATATCATGCGTCGTTTAGTAACAATGACCTGCCTTAATGCCTCAATGGTTATTTTATCTCCTTCGTTAATAGCATGAATAACACAAACACAATAGCCAGCGTCTCCCATTTTCACAGACCCTATATCACCGATCTTCATATTCTTTCTAAACTGGGTATTTGTAATCCAAGTGTCAAGAACAAACAGGATGATCACACAGGCAACGATCCCGATCACGATACAGACAATGCCGACACAGATTTTTTCAAACATGGGTTTCTATTTTTTTATACCAGGTTTCATCTTGAATAGGCCGCTTGCGGATCGCTCTCATCGGGTTGCCACCAACAATACTGAAGGGACTCACATTCCGTGTAACCACACAGCCTGACCCGATTATAGCCCCGTTGCCGATGGTCACACCGTCCAGAATGATTGCCCCCTGTCCGATCCATACGTCATGCCCTATAACCACGTCCCGGAAATAGCATCCGG
This genomic stretch from Dehalococcoidia bacterium harbors:
- a CDS encoding DapH/DapD/GlmU-related protein, with product MDYLSRIEASHIGRHTRLYRDAVLKHSALEDHSYIGRGSHVQYARIGKWCSIGPNVMIGGGVHPTDQQSTHPERTGCYFRDVVIGHDVWIGQGAIILDGVTIGNGAIIGSGCVVTRNVSPFSIVGGNPMRAIRKRPIQDETWYKKIETHV